From Bdellovibrio sp. KM01:
TGAAAGAACCATGGGTAGAAACTCCTGAAATGATCACATACGGTCAAAAATTCTTCAAAACAAACTGTGCTATGTGCCACGGTGATACTGGTCACGGTGACGGTGCTGCGGGTGCGGCATTGAATCCTAAACCACGTAACTTGGTTGAAGGTAAATGGACTCAAGGTGAAGGTATCATCAACCACTTTAAAGTGGTTACGAATGGTATCCCGAACTCTTCAATGGCAGCATTCGGTCACTTCAAAGCGGCTGATCGTTGGGCTGTTGTTCACTTCATTAATTCTATCACTAACAATAAATCTAAAGACGATCCTGCTAAAGTTGCTGAGTTTGCAAAAACCGCAAAATAATTAGGAAGTTATTTAATGCTGAAAAGTCGTTTGGTTTTGAAAGCAAAAAAAATGGGAATAGTTCTGACTGGAACCGTTCTCGTTTTGTTTTCAGCAACAACGACTTTCGCATACAACGGAACTGAAGCAGGAATGGCGGCGGGTGATAAAGCTCGCGAGCTTCAGGGAGTTGGGATCGAAGAAAAATTGGGCAAGAAGCTCGATTTGGGAATGAAGTTTAAGGACGAAACTGGCAAGGAAGTCGCACTGGGCGACTACTTTGACGGAAAACATCCCGTAATTATTTCGCCTGTGTATTTTTCTTGTCCTGGTTTGTGCAACTTTCACCTGAACGGTCTGACAGATGCACTTAAAGTGATGGATAAGAATTGGACTGTTGGTGGCAAATTTAAAGTAGTCGCTATCAGTTTTGACTCGAAAGAGACGCCGGAAATCGCCGCTCATAAAAAAGAGCTTTATATGAAGCTTTATGATCGGCCGGGTTCCGAGTCGGGCTGGCACTTTTTGACCGGAAACGAGCAACAAGTAAGAGCTTTGACAGAGGCTATTGGATTTAAGTTCAGATGGGATGAAACTCAAAAGGAGTGGGCACATGCTTCAGCAGCAGTTGTCGCATCTCCTGAAGGCACGGTTTCTCGCTATCTTCCTGGGATTATGTTTAATCAGCAGGATATTAAGTTGGCTTTGAACGAAGCAACCGAAGGAAAGATCGGAAACTTTGTAGATAGCCTGGTGCTTTATTGTTTTCAGTATGATCCACACAAGAGCAAGTACTCGCTTGCCGCAGTTTCAATTATGAAAATGGGCGGGGGAGTGATGCTTCTGGTGATGGTTTTATGGTTATTGCCGCTTTATATTCGCTCTCGCAGAGCGAAGAAAAATGTGGCGGGGAGATAAAGGTACATGATGTGGTTTAATATTGCGAAGGCCCAATCCTTCATGCCAACGCAAGGAACCGAGATTGCCAAGCAGGTGGACAATCTTTACGGATTCTTGCTGATTACAAGTTTCATCGCCTGCGTGCTGGTTATCGGCGGGATGATTTACTTTGTACTTAAGTACAAGCGTAAGTCTGACAACGAAAAAACAGCATATATCTCTCACAACACAGCGTTGGAGTTCTTGTGGTCATTTATTCCACTTGTGATCTTCCTGGCGGTGTTCGCCTGGGGTTGGTACATTTACCACGGCATGAGAACTATGCCGAAAGACGCGTTAGAAATTAACGTTCTTGGTAAACAATGGGCTTGGGAAATCGAATACAAAAACGGTTTCAAAGCTGTGAACGAAGTCGTTGTTCCAGTGAATACAGACGTGAAGTTGCTTTTGACTTCTCAAGACGTAATCCACT
This genomic window contains:
- a CDS encoding cytochrome c, giving the protein MSENKDHYNRGGLFAFMFSMAFVFAFFFYLVVVNKGVDLAENVIDPNAPAAATGPVFDITTVKEPWVETPEMITYGQKFFKTNCAMCHGDTGHGDGAAGAALNPKPRNLVEGKWTQGEGIINHFKVVTNGIPNSSMAAFGHFKAADRWAVVHFINSITNNKSKDDPAKVAEFAKTAK
- a CDS encoding SCO family protein; the encoded protein is MLKSRLVLKAKKMGIVLTGTVLVLFSATTTFAYNGTEAGMAAGDKARELQGVGIEEKLGKKLDLGMKFKDETGKEVALGDYFDGKHPVIISPVYFSCPGLCNFHLNGLTDALKVMDKNWTVGGKFKVVAISFDSKETPEIAAHKKELYMKLYDRPGSESGWHFLTGNEQQVRALTEAIGFKFRWDETQKEWAHASAAVVASPEGTVSRYLPGIMFNQQDIKLALNEATEGKIGNFVDSLVLYCFQYDPHKSKYSLAAVSIMKMGGGVMLLVMVLWLLPLYIRSRRAKKNVAGR